ATCTCCTTGGTTTCGTGCGGTGGAAATTGAAAACGTCGGAATGATCCGCGAGCAAGTCTAGTGACGCACGGTCAGCGGTTTGAATTCGAGCGCCGCATCTGCCGCGGCTTCGGCGTCGACCAGCGCGAACGACCCGTAACCGGATGCCGCTGCCCGCTCTAGAAGTCCCTTCAGATTCTTCGTGCGGCGCTCCAGCCGCACGCGCTTGCCGTCCGCTATCAACGAAATCTTCAGCGCCACTAGGCGGGTCAGGGGTACATCACTGTCGTGCACGAGCACGACAGAGTCGGCCACGGCATCCGCGGGGGTTTTGACGAGGTCGGCGATCCGTTCGAAGCCGATCGAGAACCCGGTCGCCGGCACATCGGTGCCGAGGAAGCGGCCGATCATGCCGTCGTAGCGCCCACCGCCGCCGAGTGAATAGCCGAGGCCGGGATGCTGGATTTCGAAGATCGCCCCGGTGTAGTAGCCCATTCCGCGCACGAGGTTGTGCGAGAAGACGAGAGGGAGCTCCGGCGCCACGAGAGCAACGGCGTCGCGGATCGCACGCAATTCTCGGTAGGCGTCTTCGTCGAGCCATGGCACCAACGCCCTCGTGTTGAGCAGGTTCCAACCGTCATTCGGCAGCCCAGCGAGGTTCTCACGTGCGGTTTGCGAACGTTCCTCGGCAAGCAGGCCCTGCTCGACGAGTTCGGCCACAACACCGTCGACGCCGATTTTGTCCTCTTTGTCGATCGTGATCAGGGCACGCTCATAGTCGCGCTCTGCGATCTGCCACGAAGCGACCAACTTGCGCAGGATGCTGCGGTGATTGATACGGATGCGGCAACCGCTGATTCCGAGGGCGCGCAACGTCGCTGCGGTCGCCGTGATCAACTCGATCTCCGCAAGCGGACCCGGCTCGCCGATGATGTCGATATCACACTGAACGAATTGGCGATAGCGACCCTTCTGCGGGCGTTCAGCGCGCCAGACGGGCGCGATCTGTATCGCCTTGAAGACACCCGGGAGTTCGGCGCGATGCGTCGCGTAGAAGCGGGCCAACGGTACGGTCAGATCGAAGCGCAAGCCCAGATCGGTCAGCGAAGCGATGTCGTCAGCTGCCGCAGCGCGAGCAACGGTCTCCGCATCGAGCCCTCGACGCAGGATGCCGAATGCGAGCTTTTCGTTGTCGCCGCCGAGCCCCGAGTGCAACCGAGCGGCGTCCTCGACGACCGGAGTTTCAATCTCATCGAATCCGTGCGCGGTGTAGCTGCGCCGGATTGTGGCCAGCGCATGCTCACGGCGCGCCTTCTCTGCCGGAAGAAAATCACGCATACCGCGGGGAGGATTCACGTCTCGAGCCATACGGACAATTCTGGCAGAGGCGATTCCGGCCGAGCATCTGCGGCCGAGCGCCCGCGGCCGAGCGATTCGGTCGGAGTCGCGTTTTACGAGATCCGGGCGGCAATTGTCAGGCAGAGAGCGTAAAATGAAGTTGTTGTCGCCCTGAGCACGCTCCCCCGCGTGTCGGCGGCGTCCCCAACGGGACCTGGCTTGAGTCGGACGTGCACCAATTGAGCGCTCGTTCGCTGTCGGATACGCAGGGTCGACGTACTCGAAAGCCGTACGGTGAGAAAATGGGTCCTCTCATCGGAAGATTCGGATAACCGAAACGTCGGCCGCGGTAGCTTCCGCGCGCAGTGTCTTCAGAGCGCGGTGTCTTCCGCGCGCAGCGTCTTCCGCGAGCAGCGTCTTCCGCGAGCCGCGTCTTCAGCGAGCAGCGGCACCCGTTTCGCGCAGTCGAATCTCTTCCTGAAGGCCGCGCAGTCTCACGCGTAGCGCGCGTTCGGCGTCCAGACCTTGCGACCGTGCGGATGCGACGATTGCCAACAGCAACTCGCCGAGTTCACTCTCATCGGCAAGGGGCGCCCCCTCGGAGCCGACTCCGTCGTGATCGCCGCCCGCGGGCCGTGCGCCGACCAGTGCCGCCCGTCCGAGCAATTTGTCGGCGAGCGCAAGAGCAGGCATTCCTTGAGGGATGCCATCGAGCACACTCGTGCGCGTCTTCTTCTCGGCTGCCTTCGCCGCGCTCCACAGCCGCAGCACCTCTTCGGGGGTGCGAGCGACCTCGTCGCCGAACACGTGCGGATGCCTGCGCACCATCTTCGCCGTCACCCGTTCTGCGACGTCCTCGATGTCGAAATCCTCACCAGCTGTGCGAGCGGCGATCTCGGAGTGGAACGCTACCTGCCACAATACGTCTCCGAGCTCCTCCATGATTTCGTCCGCCGTACCGGCCTCAATGGCGTCGACGAGTTCGTAACTCTCCTCGATGAGGTAGGGCACGAGCGACGCGTGCGTCATCCCCTGGCTCCACACGCATCGATCGAGCACGGCAGCCATCGCAGCCGCGAACGCATCCAGTTTCGACCCAGCTCCACTAACGGAATCATCGAGTGCATCGAACTGGGTCATCTGGCCGGTCCCTTCACGCTTGTTCATCATCTCACCCACGTTCTTGCACCGCGCAAGCACGTGCGCTCTAGACTGGGCGACGGAGTGCCGGGAAGTCTGGTCGGCCTGCGGAGACCGCAGTACGGCCGGCGGCATTTCGCTCCGGGCCGAAGCAGAATTCTCGACAGGAGAACCGTGAGTCTCATTCGTTCGGAACGCTCGGCGGCGGCACTCCTACTCGGTGCGGCCGTACTGGGTCTTATCTTCGCCAACACGGCCATGGGACCCAACTTGCTCGCCCTGCAACATGCCCAATTGAACATTCCCGGCATCAATCTCGACCTGTCGGTGGGGCATTGGATCAGTGATGGATTTCTCGCTGTCTTCTTCTTCATCGTTGCAGTCGAACTCAAACATGAGCTCGTCGCCGGTGAGCTGAACAGTGTGCGCAAGGCGGTGCATCCAGCCATCGCCGCGATCGGCGGCGTCGTCGTGCCCGCACTGATCTACTTCGCCTTCACCGCCGGCGGCCGATACACGCAGGGCTGGCCTGTGCCGACCGCGACCGATATCGCATTCGCACTCGGAGTGCTCGCCGTCTTCGGCCGCGGCCTGCCCAATCGACTCCGAGTCTTCCTGCTCGCACTTGCTGTCTTGGACGACCTGATCGCCATTGTCATCATCGCCGTGTTCTTCACTTCGAATCCGAATCTGGGGATGCTTGGGCTCGCCGCGATCAGTGCGCTCGCGTTCGCTCTGCTCAGCCGGATGCTGCGCGGACGAATGCGCGTTCCGCTCGCGGTCATCATGGTGTTGCTGGCCGTGCTCACCTGGGTGCTCGTCTACCGCTCCGGCGTGCACGCCACGATCGCCGGCGTCGTGCTCGGGCTGGTCATGGCACGCACTCCGGCGCGGCGCGTCACGCATGCACTCGAACCGTGGTCCAACGGACTGGTCTTGCCGCTGTTCGCGTTCTCGGCCGCCCTGGTGCCGATCCCTCAGGTTTCCGTCGGGCAGTTGGCTGCGCCGTTCTGGGGCATCCTGGTCGCGTTGCCCGTCGGCAAGCTGATCGGCATCACCCTCGGCGGCTGGCTGGGCTCATTCATCGGCCGGCGCGGGCAAGCGCCGAAGATCAGCCTGCGGGCGTTGCTGGTCATTTCCTCACTGGGTGGCATCGGCTTCACGGTGTCCCTGCTCATGAACGAGTTGGCCTTCAGGGAAAGCCAAGAGATCATCGACGAGGGCACGCTTGCCGTGCTGCTCGGATCCGGAGTGTCGATCGTGCTTGCGGGCATCCTGGTCTCGGCCCTCGCTCGTCGGTATCGACGGGAGCATCCGCGTACCGCGATACAGGCCGTGAAAGGAACCGCCTAGAGCGCGCGGTGCTGGCTACCGGGTGCGACGATGGCCATCGTGATGGCGCCGACGATGATCAGGAGCAGCACCAAGCCGAGTATGAATCCACCCGCGCTGCCGAGATTGACGGTCCACCCGACGCCGAAGCGCTTGGGCACGAAGACGGCGGGGTCATTCCTGTTGACGTAGATCAGCCCGCCCTTCCAATAGCGATCGTCGTCTGGGGCGTCGATCGCGCGGTCGGACCGAGCGGTTCCGCCGGTGGCCGAACCGCCGGCGCGCGCACCAACCTGTGAGCGCGCCATCGACCGCGAGTAGCGGACAACGAACACGACGAGCAGTGCGGCGATGAGCACGATCAGCCCCGCCGGGAGCACGATGAACAGCACATTCGATTTCGGCGCGAACCATCCTGCGAGGGTCAGCGTGCAAATCATCAGGGTGATCACCAAGCCGAGCTGCCCGAGCATCGACACGAGCAGGCGGCGCTGCACATCCGCCCGATGCGCAGCCTCTTCTAGCGAGTCGGACGTGATGGTCCGCCCCGTCGTCAGCCGGCCCAGGTACGAGGCCGCGAACAACAGGGCGACGAGCCCCAGACCGATCAGCACCGGACCGAACACCGACCAGACCGACTTGGCGGCGTATCCGTTGATTTCGCCCGCAGCGTTCCAATGCACCGGCACCGGGTCGGGCAAGCTCGAGTACGCGACAGCGCCGATCACGATGGTGACAAGCAACAGAAGGACGGAGACGATCGCCCAGCCGATCGGTGGGCGCGGGGACGCGAGCGCCGTGACATCCGCAGTCAACCGAACCGGGACTCCCTCGTACCACCGGCCGGCGCGTTTCGCTCGCAAGATCGACGAGCGCGCCACAAGGTATGCGACGGTACAGAGCACCAGGAGCCCGAGAACAGGTACGGCGAGCGCGAGAGCCGCTTGGTCTGCGAGAAATACGGTGCCGGCGACGGCGAGCACCCAGCATCCGACGATCGCGATGCGATAGCGGCGCACAGCAGTGCGGATGACCGGCTCGCCGATCCGGTCATGCGGCACACTGACGCCGAGCGGCACCGTTGGATGCACGATCGCGGGCATCGCGAACAGTAGACCCGCGATCAGGGTGCAGATCAGCAGGCTGAAGAACAGAACCAACCACGTCATGCGCGGCCTCCTTTGACGTTGTGGCCGAACCCGGCAAGCAGGTCGGCCACGGACTCGGAAATCCGGGAAGAACTGAGCCCCTGTGCACTCGCCTCGGCGAGCAGGGTGGTGAGTCTGGCCCGCCAGTCGTCAACGAATTCACTCGACGCCGGACCGCTATCGGGTCCGCGCGCGATGACGGAGCCGGACTTGTGATTGGTGCGGATCAGGCCCTCCTGCCTCAGCAGGTCGTAACCTTTGCTCACCGTTGCGACGTTGATGCCGAACGACACCGCCAGCTGCCGCACGGAGGCGAGCTGTTCCCCCGGTTCGAGACGACCGGCAGCGATGCCCTCGACCACGCGGTCGCGCAGCTGCTGGTAGAGCGGCACATCGGACAGCGGGTCGATGTCGATCTGCATTGCGCCTCCAGCTCTCCGTCACACCATCTGCGCTATCTGTTCTGGTAAAGATAACACAGATTAGTTGCGACGGCGGTTGTCGAGTAGCCCGCGAGCTTCGGTCCCTGAGCGTTGTCGAAGGGCGAGCGCGCGTATCGAGACCTCGTTATGGGGTCTCGATACGCTCGTTCCTCGCTACTCGACCACCGAGGAAGTCTCCTTGACCGGGAAGATCGCATCCAGCACCTGCGTCGTCCAGCCGATCAGATCGGCGTCGGCGAGCGCGTCCCCATTGATGCGAGGCATTGGAACGAGCACGGCATGCTGCGCTGCGAGGTAACGCGAGCCGGGGTACATCCGCTTCAAGCGCACCTGAATCGAGTCGGCCAGTGCTGCCGGCGCTACGCGCAGATTCGAGCCCATTGCGACGACATCGCTGAGACCGGCTCGTTGCGCATGCCGACGTAGTCGCGACACGGCAAACAGGTTTTGCACCGCCAGCGGCAGCTCGCCGTAGCGATCGGTCAACTCATCGTGCACGTGCTCAAGTTGGTCGTCTGCCGCATTCGGCGCGCTGGCGGCAGACAGCTTCTGATATGCCTCCAAACGCAGCCGCTCGCTATCGACATAGTCTTCTGGAATGTGGGCGTCGACCGGCAGCTCGAGCCGCAGCTCGGTCTGCCCCTCAGCAACGTCGCCCCGGAACGCGCCGACAGCCTCGCCGATCATCCGCAGATACAGGTCGAAGCCGACTCCCGCGATGTGCCCGGACTGCTCCCCGCCGAGCAGGTTGCCCGCACCGCGGATCTCGAGGTCTTTCAGCGCGACCTGCATGCCGCTGCCGAGCTCGTTATTCGCGGCGATGGTCGAGAGCCGGTCGTGCGCAGTCTCGCCAAGCGGCTTGTTTTCGTCATAGAGGAAGTAGGCGTACGCCCGTTCGTGTCCGCGGCCGACGCGCCCGCGCAACTGGTGCAACTGGCTGAGGCCATATTTGTCTGCACGATCGATGATGATGGTGTTCGCGTTGGCGATGTCCAGCCCGGTCTCGATGATGGTCGTGCAGACCAGCACGTCGAATTTGCGCTCCCAGAAGTCGACGACGATCTGTTCGAGCACGTGCTCGGGCAATTGGCCGTGCGCGACGGCGATGCGCGCCTCCGGCACCAGCTCTGCCAGATGCGCGGCGACCCGGTTGATACTGGATACCCGGTTGTGAACGAAGAAGATCTGGCCCTCGCGCAGCAACTCGCGTCGGATTGCCGCACCGGTCTGCCGATCCGACGATGGGCCGACGAAGGTGAGAATCGGATGCCGGTCCTCCGGCGGCGTCGCCAGCGTCGACATCTCGCGGATACCCGTCACCGCCATCTCCAGTGTGCGAGGGATCGGCGTTGCACTCATCGCCAGAATGTCGACGTTGGTCTTCAACTTTTTCAGTGCATCCTTGTGCTCGACCCCGAAGCGCTGTTCCTCGTCGATGATGACAAGACCCAGATCCTTGATCGTGATGCCGGCGGTCAGGAGCCGATGGGTGCCGATGACGACGTCGACCGTTCCATCGGCGAGGCCGCGTATCGTCTCGGCTGCCTCACGGTCGCTCTGAAACCTGCTGAGCGCGCGCAGATGAATCGGGAAACCAGCGAAACGTTCCTGGAAGGTCTCGAAGTGCTGCTTGACCAACAGTGTGGTCGGCACCAGCATGATCACCTGTTTGCCGTCCTGGACCGCCTTGAATGCGGCACGCACAGCGATCTCGGTCTTGCCGAAGCCGACGTCGCCTGAAATCAGTCGGTCCATCGGGATCGGCCGCTCCATGTCTGCCTTGACCTCGTCGATGGTCTGCAGCTGGTCCGGGGTCTCCACGAACGGGAAGGCCTCCTCCAGCTCGCGCTGCCATGGGGTGTCCGGTGCGAACGCGTAGCCCTTGCTGGCCATCCGCGCCGAATACAGCTTCACGAGTTCGACGGCGATGTCGCGCACCGCCTTGCGTGCCCGGCCCTTGGCGGCCGACCAGTCGCTGCCGCCCATCTTGCTGAGAGCGGGCGACTCACCTCCGACGTAGCGCGTGAGCAAGTCGAGTTGGTCGGTCGGCACGTAAAGTTTGTCGCCGGGAAATCCGCGCTTGGACGGCGCATATTCCAGCACCAAATACTCGCGCTTGGTCTTCACGGGTTTGCGCCCGCCGCTGGAAACCTCGCGCTGCGTCAGTTCAACGAATTTGCCGATGCCGTGCGTCTGGTGCACAACGTAGTCACCGGTATTCAACTGCAGCGGATCCACGACGTTCTTGCGTCGCACCGCGAGCTTCTTGATCTGCCGCGAGTCGTAGCCGATGGTGCGGCCGTAGAACTCGGTCTCGCCGATCAGCGCGATCTTCTCGCTCGGAAGTTCGAAGCCGTGGCCGACGACGGCCCGCACCAGATAGGCGATGCCGGGTTCGGCGTCATCCGGATAGTCCTCCACCACACGCGCGGCGACACCGTTTTCAGCCAGCACATCGGCGGCGCGCTCGACAAGGCCGATGCCCTCCGCGGCGATCACGACGCGCCAGTTGTCTGTCAACAGGGCGGCGATGTGATCGAGAGCGCCGGTGACGTTGCCCTGGAAGCTGGGTACGGCATCCGCTTGAATGCGCACCGTCAGGTGTTCTTCGATCGTGCGTTCCTCCGGCAGCACCTCGCCGGAGTCGAAATTGCTGAGAGTCCACCACGGGTGCGCGGCGGCAGCGGGGCCGGCCTGCAGCCGTTGCGCGGACTCGCGCAGTGCGCCGAGCGTCAAGAAGTCGCCGGAAGCCAGGTCGATCGGCGCCGCCGCACCAACGGTGGCAGCGCTCCAGGCTGCAGACAGAAATTCACGATTCGTCTCAGCCAGGCTGACGGCCCGCGACGCGACCCGTTCGGGTGAGATGACCGCGATGGCGGCACCGGCAGGCAGATAGTGGGTCAGCGGCACCAGGCGATCGACGAGCGCAGGTGCGAGCGACTCCATCCCTTCAACCGGGATGCCTTCGGCAATTTTGGCGAGCATGCCGGAGAGATTGGGAAATTCGCTCGCCATCTCGCGGGCGCGTTGCCGCACTGCAGTGCTGAGGAGGAGTTCACGGCTCGGCGGCAGTGTGACGGCGCTGACTTCCTCGGGCAAGGAGCGCTGGTCTGCCACCGAGAAAGCGCGAATCTGCTCTACCTCGTCCCCGAAGAAATCAACGCGATACGGATGCTCCGCCACCGAAGGGAACACATCGAGGATGCCGCCGCGCACCGCGAATTCGCCGCGGCGGGTGACCATGTCGACCCGTGAGTACGCCAGGTCGACCAGCTGCAGCGCAATGGCGCCGAGCTCATTCCCGCGACTGCCGACTCGCAACGTGACCGGTTCACGCTCGGTGAGGTTGTCCGCAAGCGGCTGGAGGGCCGCCCGCACCGACGCGGTGACAACCAGCGGCCGCTGCCCAGTGGCCGCACCTGCTGCGTCGTTCCAATCGTGCATGCGTCGTAATGCGGCGAGTCGGCGACCGACGATTTCAGCACTCGGGCTCAGCCGCTCGTGCGGCAAGGTCTCCCAGGCTGGAAAGTCGAGGATCTCCGCCGACGGAAGCAGTCCAGCGAGGGTGGCTCGCAAGCCTTCCGACTCGCGCCCGGTCGCCGTGATCACCAGCATCGACCGCAAGCCCTCGGGCCGTTTGCCGAGCAGGCCAGCCAGCAGCGGGGCACGAAGGCCATCGGTCAGAGAGAAGTCGGCGTCGCGTGCGGCGTGCGCAAGGGCGTTATCGAAAGTTTGGGCGCGCGAAAGCGCACGTGTTAAGCCCTCAAGGATCACTCGTCTAAGTGTACGGGGGTGCACAGACACGGCACCGTGGTGTGCTGTGCCGAGCGCTCACGTGCTCCTGCGCTCGCGTACTCCCGTGCTCCCGTCGAGCGGGAGATAGACGCCGACGGAAATATATCGACATGCATGGAATAGTCTGCGACCCCATGCGTTTGCATACACGTACGTATGGAACCGATCCATCACACCATGAGGAGAATTGCCCGATGACAACAACTACGGCCACCACTGAGATCCCCGGCTACAGGGCCGGAACCTGGACCATTGACCACGCGCACAGCGAGATCGGGTTCAGCGTCCGGCACATGATGATCAGCAAGGTCCGCGGTAAGTTCAACACGTTCTCGGCGACGTTCGTGACCGGTGAGAACCCGCTCGACTCGAGCGTCACAGCATCCGCTGAGGTTGAGTCGATCACGACAGGCGACGTGAACCGCGACAACCACCTGCGCACCAACGATTTCTTCAATGCGCCTGAATTTCCGACGATCGAGTTCGTCTCGACAGGCGCACGCGTCGTCGACGGTGACTACAAGGTCGACGGTCTGCTGACGATCAAAGGCACGACGAAGCCGGTGACCTTCGACTTCGAGTTCGGTGGCTTCGGCACGGACCCGTACGGCAACTACAAAGCCGGCGCAACCGCGCACACCACCGTCAACCGCGAGGACTTCGGCCTGAGCTGGAACGCAACGCTCGAGACCGGTGGCGTCTTGGTCGGCGACAAGGTCACGATCACGATCGAACTTGAGGCTGGCCTCGACAGCGAGTAAAGCGCATCCTCGCAAGCCTGTCATGGGCCCGGCGACTGCAGCGCAGTTGTCGGGCCTTTCTGCACCAGGTGTGCGGATTCATTCGAGCGACGCGCGATCGCCGTGCCCGATCCTGCACGGTCGGGCCGGCACCCGCGCATCCTCGGTGTGGCCTCCGCGGGTTTGCAGGCTCCTGCTTCGTATCCGGAGCAGGTGTGGTTGCTGGAGGTGACCGCGGTCGACTGACTGGTGGTCGGGGGTACCGGTCGAGTGGTGAACGCGGGTCTGGATACGCGTACTCGCTGCGCTCGCGCGCTACTCGACCAACGGGGGGCCGGTGGTCGAGTAGCGAGCGCTAGCGAGCGTATCGAGACCCCGGCGAGCACGACGCAGACGCGCCGAATAACGCACACTGGTCCGAATGACACACACTCGGGAAGTTGCTTCTGATCTGCGCATTCATGCCCTACTCAATGTCGGTGGTGCCTGGTTGACTTACGGGTATGGACAACCCGACCGCCGCACTGGAGAACATGATCGACGCCGCGTCGACCATCGATTCTTCCGCGCTGTGGGCGATGAGCGCGGATGATCTACTCCGCTTCACGGCGCGGGCAGAGGAAGCGGGGCGGGTCATCGACGCGCTCCGGGTGGCCACGGCCACGGAGGTCGACAAACGCAGCGACCCCGCATTCGGTTCGAACGGTTTGGCAGCGGCCCGCGGGTGTCGCAACGGGGTCGAATTGCTCGAACGCGTCACCGCCGCAGCATCCGGGACTGTTCGCCGACGGTTGAGGCTGGGCGCCACCGTGTTGCCGCGCACATCGGCGACCGGCGCGGCCCTGCCCGCCCTCTTCTCGACCGTCGGGGCCGCGTTGGCAACGGGTCGCATCGGGTTGGACGCGGCCGAGGCCATCACACGTGAACTGTCGACGGCTTCACCCCGAGCCGCGATCGATGACCTGCTGGTCGCCGAGCGACACCTGGTCGCTGCCGCGACAGGTCAGCAATTCATGCAACAAGACGGGGAGCCGGTGGCGTCCGAAACGCTCGCCACGTCTGAAACACCGGTGCCCGGCATGGCCGGTATGACCGGTATCCCGCTGCCGGCGGACCGGATCCGGATCCAGGCGCGAGCCTGGCGGGACGCTCTGGATCCCGACGGACTCGAGCCGTCTGCCGAAGAGGCCCTGCAACGCCGTGACTTCTGGATGTCTCGCACAGCAAAGAACGGTGTCCACCCGTTCGGCGGAGCCGTCACACCAGAGATCGCCGCAATCACCCTCGCAGTGATAGAGGCTGTCATCACCCCGCGGACCGCACCGAAATTTCTCGAGAAGGAAGAGAACGAGGAGCGAGGCATTGCGGCCGATCCGCGCACGGCCGGACAGCAGAAAGCCGACTTGTTCGCCGCGATGGTCAAATCTTTCGGCGCCTCGCAAGAGTTCAGCACCCCACCAACCGTACTGATCACCACAACCACCAACACACTCAACCCCGACACGGGCACCTCCACGGGAAAGATTTCCGGCATCGAAGACCCAATCCCGGCATCGGTCGTTCGTCAATTCGTCTGTGACGGTGGCGTCCAATCGGTGATCCTCAGCCCCGGCGGGCGCATCATCAAGCTGGGCAGCAAGTCCAGGTACTTCACGAAAGCACAACGCCGAGCCATGGCCGCGCGAGACGGACTGACGTGCATCGTGCCCGGCTGCCCCATCCCCGCCACAGCCTCAGAAGCACACCACGTCGTGCCCGATCACCGCGGCGGGCCAACCCACGTCGACAACGGCGTGCTCGCCTGCTGGTGGCACCACAGAATGCTCGACACAGGAATCTGGACCGTGACAATGCACCACGGCACACCCACCATCCACCCCCCGAACTGGCTCGCACAACTCGCCCGAACACCACGCCAATCACAAACCACACTCATGCGCACATGACCCCGCAGTGATGCGCCGGAATCGGCCCCGACCACCCGGTGAACAACGACACGCGCATCCTTCATCCCGCTCAACGCAACCGAAGGCAACAGGGCGATCATCCGCCACAAAAACGGCACCATCCAATGGGAAAGGGCCCTCGGCCACACCCACAACACCGCCCCACGAGCCTTCTAGCAACTCTCCTAACATCGCGAGAGACCGCGAGTCCACGACAACGACGACGGCTGCGGAAAGCGCGGCGGTGCGCGTCCGATACGCAATGCAACTGACGCGATGCGGCTCGTGCTTCCCGCGGACGGTTCAGATCCAGCCGTCGAGAGCGCGCAGAAAGCCGTCGAAGTCATCGCGATTGATGGTGTGGGTGGTGCCGACCACAGTGCGTACCTCGAAGCCCAGGGCCGTAAGACGGTCAGCAAGTTCCGGCGAAACGACCCCACGGGTGTCCGCCCGCACGACTAGGGACGGAACCATGGCGTGCTCCGGCACCCGCAACGCACCCTTCTGACTGAGTAGGGCCATCACACGGCGATCGAACGCGTGAAAATCCTCTGACTCGATTTGGGCATCCTGCCGATCCCAACGCGGATTCTTCGCCGCCACCTCATCAGTACTGC
The Rathayibacter sp. SW19 DNA segment above includes these coding regions:
- a CDS encoding GntR family transcriptional regulator; its protein translation is MQIDIDPLSDVPLYQQLRDRVVEGIAAGRLEPGEQLASVRQLAVSFGINVATVSKGYDLLRQEGLIRTNHKSGSVIARGPDSGPASSEFVDDWRARLTTLLAEASAQGLSSSRISESVADLLAGFGHNVKGGRA
- a CDS encoding DUF1648 domain-containing protein — encoded protein: MTWLVLFFSLLICTLIAGLLFAMPAIVHPTVPLGVSVPHDRIGEPVIRTAVRRYRIAIVGCWVLAVAGTVFLADQAALALAVPVLGLLVLCTVAYLVARSSILRAKRAGRWYEGVPVRLTADVTALASPRPPIGWAIVSVLLLLVTIVIGAVAYSSLPDPVPVHWNAAGEINGYAAKSVWSVFGPVLIGLGLVALLFAASYLGRLTTGRTITSDSLEEAAHRADVQRRLLVSMLGQLGLVITLMICTLTLAGWFAPKSNVLFIVLPAGLIVLIAALLVVFVVRYSRSMARSQVGARAGGSATGGTARSDRAIDAPDDDRYWKGGLIYVNRNDPAVFVPKRFGVGWTVNLGSAGGFILGLVLLLIIVGAITMAIVAPGSQHRAL
- the nhaA gene encoding Na+/H+ antiporter NhaA — its product is MSLIRSERSAAALLLGAAVLGLIFANTAMGPNLLALQHAQLNIPGINLDLSVGHWISDGFLAVFFFIVAVELKHELVAGELNSVRKAVHPAIAAIGGVVVPALIYFAFTAGGRYTQGWPVPTATDIAFALGVLAVFGRGLPNRLRVFLLALAVLDDLIAIVIIAVFFTSNPNLGMLGLAAISALAFALLSRMLRGRMRVPLAVIMVLLAVLTWVLVYRSGVHATIAGVVLGLVMARTPARRVTHALEPWSNGLVLPLFAFSAALVPIPQVSVGQLAAPFWGILVALPVGKLIGITLGGWLGSFIGRRGQAPKISLRALLVISSLGGIGFTVSLLMNELAFRESQEIIDEGTLAVLLGSGVSIVLAGILVSALARRYRREHPRTAIQAVKGTA
- the hisS gene encoding histidine--tRNA ligase; its protein translation is MARDVNPPRGMRDFLPAEKARREHALATIRRSYTAHGFDEIETPVVEDAARLHSGLGGDNEKLAFGILRRGLDAETVARAAAADDIASLTDLGLRFDLTVPLARFYATHRAELPGVFKAIQIAPVWRAERPQKGRYRQFVQCDIDIIGEPGPLAEIELITATAATLRALGISGCRIRINHRSILRKLVASWQIAERDYERALITIDKEDKIGVDGVVAELVEQGLLAEERSQTARENLAGLPNDGWNLLNTRALVPWLDEDAYRELRAIRDAVALVAPELPLVFSHNLVRGMGYYTGAIFEIQHPGLGYSLGGGGRYDGMIGRFLGTDVPATGFSIGFERIADLVKTPADAVADSVVLVHDSDVPLTRLVALKISLIADGKRVRLERRTKNLKGLLERAAASGYGSFALVDAEAAADAALEFKPLTVRH
- a CDS encoding MazG family protein; translated protein: MMNKREGTGQMTQFDALDDSVSGAGSKLDAFAAAMAAVLDRCVWSQGMTHASLVPYLIEESYELVDAIEAGTADEIMEELGDVLWQVAFHSEIAARTAGEDFDIEDVAERVTAKMVRRHPHVFGDEVARTPEEVLRLWSAAKAAEKKTRTSVLDGIPQGMPALALADKLLGRAALVGARPAGGDHDGVGSEGAPLADESELGELLLAIVASARSQGLDAERALRVRLRGLQEEIRLRETGAAAR
- a CDS encoding YceI family protein; its protein translation is MTTTTATTEIPGYRAGTWTIDHAHSEIGFSVRHMMISKVRGKFNTFSATFVTGENPLDSSVTASAEVESITTGDVNRDNHLRTNDFFNAPEFPTIEFVSTGARVVDGDYKVDGLLTIKGTTKPVTFDFEFGGFGTDPYGNYKAGATAHTTVNREDFGLSWNATLETGGVLVGDKVTITIELEAGLDSE
- the mfd gene encoding transcription-repair coupling factor; protein product: MILEGLTRALSRAQTFDNALAHAARDADFSLTDGLRAPLLAGLLGKRPEGLRSMLVITATGRESEGLRATLAGLLPSAEILDFPAWETLPHERLSPSAEIVGRRLAALRRMHDWNDAAGAATGQRPLVVTASVRAALQPLADNLTEREPVTLRVGSRGNELGAIALQLVDLAYSRVDMVTRRGEFAVRGGILDVFPSVAEHPYRVDFFGDEVEQIRAFSVADQRSLPEEVSAVTLPPSRELLLSTAVRQRAREMASEFPNLSGMLAKIAEGIPVEGMESLAPALVDRLVPLTHYLPAGAAIAVISPERVASRAVSLAETNREFLSAAWSAATVGAAAPIDLASGDFLTLGALRESAQRLQAGPAAAAHPWWTLSNFDSGEVLPEERTIEEHLTVRIQADAVPSFQGNVTGALDHIAALLTDNWRVVIAAEGIGLVERAADVLAENGVAARVVEDYPDDAEPGIAYLVRAVVGHGFELPSEKIALIGETEFYGRTIGYDSRQIKKLAVRRKNVVDPLQLNTGDYVVHQTHGIGKFVELTQREVSSGGRKPVKTKREYLVLEYAPSKRGFPGDKLYVPTDQLDLLTRYVGGESPALSKMGGSDWSAAKGRARKAVRDIAVELVKLYSARMASKGYAFAPDTPWQRELEEAFPFVETPDQLQTIDEVKADMERPIPMDRLISGDVGFGKTEIAVRAAFKAVQDGKQVIMLVPTTLLVKQHFETFQERFAGFPIHLRALSRFQSDREAAETIRGLADGTVDVVIGTHRLLTAGITIKDLGLVIIDEEQRFGVEHKDALKKLKTNVDILAMSATPIPRTLEMAVTGIREMSTLATPPEDRHPILTFVGPSSDRQTGAAIRRELLREGQIFFVHNRVSSINRVAAHLAELVPEARIAVAHGQLPEHVLEQIVVDFWERKFDVLVCTTIIETGLDIANANTIIIDRADKYGLSQLHQLRGRVGRGHERAYAYFLYDENKPLGETAHDRLSTIAANNELGSGMQVALKDLEIRGAGNLLGGEQSGHIAGVGFDLYLRMIGEAVGAFRGDVAEGQTELRLELPVDAHIPEDYVDSERLRLEAYQKLSAASAPNAADDQLEHVHDELTDRYGELPLAVQNLFAVSRLRRHAQRAGLSDVVAMGSNLRVAPAALADSIQVRLKRMYPGSRYLAAQHAVLVPMPRINGDALADADLIGWTTQVLDAIFPVKETSSVVE